In one Epinephelus moara isolate mb chromosome 6, YSFRI_EMoa_1.0, whole genome shotgun sequence genomic region, the following are encoded:
- the LOC126392275 gene encoding terminal nucleotidyltransferase 4A-like codes for MDPRTAWIQPEQKGPASSLWMHIWETPQGFGANSGIDNHLHHQRNFAAHNANSTESNGEYVTNAALPPGCVFGKLPKRDGGGERGNVRRKGSLSPSSSSLDSEAESSSPSGSSLQIDNLNVAEETSRFLHYGEHELNENNLRRQHPPPPFHTVQQHCRSMQQSGGHTPTGMKNQHGNKHHHYQSHSAGRRRHLNRANTFHGINPLLSYGSNGHHVDSSCSLWKTRRYSPGINGLHEEIVDFFNFMSPRPEEEAMRRDVVNRIENVIKDLWPTARVEIFGSFSTGLYLPTSDIDLVVFGKWDHPPLQELEQALKKHNVAGPYPIKVLDKATVPIIKLTDHETEVKVDISFNVETAVKAAQFIKSYLKKYTVLPPLIFVLKQFLLQRDLNEVFTGGISSYSLILMAISFLQLHPRIDTRRANINLGILLIEFFELYGRDFNYMKTGMRVKNGGAYLCKEEMLKAMGSGNRPSMLCIEDPIQPGNDVGRSSYGVLQVKQVFDFAYMVLSHGVSPLARAYPNKEYDSTLGRIIKVSPEVLAYRDWTIKKWGAKQYAKLENHDVETCEQDLARLMLVSVEDQRDTSSPLSADSPSPSPVFLPSPQHHSSSSSSACSLSSSSSGSDIESDSPPSSNAAIQLHPLTLASVHSVIQMAADLRATHPAGFIHTTPQVQMSLPENLTIPSLSDCQFYHENSPSIGVVHRHMSQAAHISQHTNSTSPLPSPLHQLHHPQMEGLHSHTYTMRSNSHGSLEPHKLGFKHNQGGCLRGQNHSQGNFSPQRQFVPQGHNTTPGFRNQQQYNRNTWRRRKRDNLPALNQSR; via the exons ATGGATCCCAGGACCGCTTGGATCCAGCCGGAGCAGAAGGGACCTGCCAGCTCTCTGTGGATGCACATTTGGGAAACCCCTCAGGGATTTGGAGCAAACTCCGGCATCGAcaaccacctccaccaccagcgCAACTTTGCGGCGCATAATGCGAACTCCACGGAGTCAAACGGCGAGTATGTGACAAATGCAGCGCTGCCGCcggggtgtgtgtttgggaaacTGCCGAAGCGAGACGGCGGCGGGGAGAGGGGGAATGTCCGGAGGAAGGGCTCCTTGTCACCGTCCTCGTCCTCTCTGGACTCGGAGGCCGAGAGCTCTTCGCCTTCCGGCTCGTCTCTGCAAATCGATAATTTGAACGTCGCAGAAGAGACCAGCCGGTTTTTACACTACGGCGAGCACGAGTTGAACGAGAACAATCTCAGACGGCAACATCCCCCTCCGCCTTTTCACACTGTTCAGCAACACTGTCGCAGCATGCAACAATCTGGCGGCCACACCCCCACCGGGATGAAAAATCAGCATGGGAACAAGCACCACCACTATCAGTCACACTCAGCCGGCCGCAGGAGGCATCTGAACCGGGCGAACACTTTCCACGGCATCAACCCGCTCCTGTCCTACGGCAGCAATGGACACCATGTAGACTCTTCGTGTAGCCTGTGGAAGACCAGGCGGTACAGCCCGGGTATCAATGG TCTTCATGAAGAAATAGTGGACTTTTTCAACTTCATGTCGCCGCGACCGGAGGAGGAGGCCATGAGGAGAGATGTCGTGAACAGAATAGAAAATGTTATCAAGGACTTGTGGCCCACAGCACGG GTGGAGATATTTGGCAGCTTCAGTACAGGACTTTATCTTCCAACAAG TGACATTGACTTGGTGGTGTTTGGAAAGTGGGACCATCCCCCACTGCAAGAACTGGAACAAGCCCTGAAGAAACACAACGTGGCGGGCCCATATCCCATCAAGGTCCTTGACAAAGCTACA GTGCCAATCATTAAGCTTACTGACCATGAAACAGAGGTGAAAGTGGATATCAGCTTCAATGTAGAGACTGCTGTTAAAGCAGCACAGTTCATCAAAAGCTATCTCAAG AAGTACACTGTTCTGCCACCTCTGATCTTCGTCCTGAAGCAGTTCCTGCTGCAGAGGGATCTGAATGAAGTCTTCACCGGAGGCATAAGCTCTTACAGCCTTATACTGATGGCCATCAGCTTCCTGCAG TTACACCCTCGCATCGATACCCGACGTGCCAACATCAACCTGGGCATCCTCCTGATAGAGTTCTTTGAGCTGTATGGCCGCGATTTCAACTACATGAAGACCGGCATGCGGGTGAAGAATGGAGGGGCATACCTGTGCAAGGAGGAAATGCTCAAAGCCATGGGGAGTGGAAACAGGCCGTCCATGCTCTGCATAGAGGACCCCATACAGCCAG GGAACGACGTGGGCAGGAGTTCATACGGTGTCCTGCAAGTCAAGCAGGTGTTTGACTTTGCCTACATGGTGCTGAGTCATGGAGTGTCTCCGCTTGCACGTGCTTACCCCAACAAAGAGTACGACAG TACTTTAGGACGCATCATCAAAGTGAGCCCAGAGGTGCTGGCCTACAGGGACTGGACAATAAAGAAGTGGGGAGCCAAGCAGTATGCCAAGCTGGAGAACCATG ATGTTGAGACCTGTGAGCAGGACCTCGCCAGGCTGATGCTGGTTTCTGTGGAGGATCAGAGAGACACTTCCTCCCCACTCAGTGCTGACTCCCCCTCACCTTCTCCAGTCTTCCTCCCCAGCCCTCAACACCActcgtcatcatcatcgtctGCATGTTcgctctcttcctcctcctctggaaGTGATATA GAGTCGGATTCCCCCCCGAGCAGTAATGCTGCTAtccagctccaccccctcaCCTTAGCCTCAGTCCATTCAGTAATCCAGATGGCTGCTGACCTGAGGGCCACACACCCAGCAGGCTTCATCCACACCACACCTCAG gTCCAGATGTCTCTCCCAGAGAACCTAACCATCCCCTCGCTCTCTGATTGCCAGTTCTATCATGAAAATTCACCTTCAATCGGTGTTGTGCACCGCCACATGTCGCAAGCTGCACACATCTCCCAGCACACTAACTCCACAAGCCCTCTCCCCAGCCCCCTCCACCAGCTCCACCACCCTCAGATGGAAGGGCTGCATAGCCACACTTACACCATGAGATCCAATTCCCACGGCTCACTTGAGCCGCACAAACTTGGCTTCAAGCACAACCAAGGCGGCTGCCTCCGAGGTCAAAATCACTCTCAAGGTAACTTCAGTCCCCAGCGGCAGTTTGTTCCCCAGGGTCACAACACGACGCCGGGTTTCAGGAACCAGCAGCAGTACAACCGTAACACCTGGCGGCGCCGCAAGAGAGACAATCTTCCTGCTCTTAATCAGAGCAGATGA